The genomic interval CGAGAAGACTTCTGCGATCTAGACAATCATTTTGGTACCGTATTTTCTGTAATTATCAATCTTTTTGCTTGAACAGGACCAAAAATACTCTTGTCGTCAAGTCACATATTAgatgtacatactgtagctgtgAGCTTCGATACAACAGCACCTTGAGACGTTCagaagaggagggagaAATAAGCCAAAATCGCTGAAAAAAAGGCACAACATCCCAGTGAATATCGACTATTTATCTGTATTTATAAAacttcacgtgacagcaAAACTACATAATACAAgtgtactacaagtacaagtattgtaccATTCTTACTCATACCATAaataactacaagtagaccCATATTATATCATGTGACTCACCCTCTTCTCTCCCCTCAGCCCACTCATAATCTATCCCTTCTATCCCACTAAAAATCAGCCTAAAAATGATTACTCATCTTCATTCCGCAAGGGAACACGTGGTTCTGCAGCAACCATGTAGGCAATACGACTGGAATAGCCGAACGACAGCAAGTGCAACTCcgagatcacgtgattggaGCGGACGATGGCAGGACCATGCACGGTCACGCCACCAGCCAAATGTCACGTGGTCTTCCGGTCCGTACAGCCTCTCCAAGTCTCTCACCAAATCTCTCATATTGTACATGTTTTATGGATGGTCTGATACTGCAAAGTTACGATAGAGCCAATTGGGGGTCTCAACAAACGGCCAGAACTCGCGCCACAAAAGAGATAACGACTCGGACTCTTGGGATTCGGAATAAACAGGAAAAATTAACCCTAGTCTCTACTACTAAAATAGGCAGTATCTCCCTTCAAAGTGCTGCAAAAGTGCTACTTTTCATCTGCATACATTGACATAAAACTCCACCcaaaatataaaataaataaatgcAGGCACTCTTAAAAAAACAGCCCAAAACAACATAAAAACAGGACAAAAACCAGGCACCAATATCAATCAGCCGCCCTCAATCAGTCGCCATAAGACATGCTCCTACACAACGTGACATGATGTCACGTGGTGTGACACCGCCGCCGAAATGTACTATATCACATTTATCCATCCCCGTACCTGCTACTCATTTTGGTCACAAAGACTACAACTACACAGCAATTGCGCCAGTAGTGTGTTACTGGTATCGTACAGTTAAGATCAATGGGCCTACAATTACTACATTCAATATGGACACATGTACTCACAACACGTGTCCATGTGGATTCTCTCTCTGATATACATTCACGGAGTCGCTACGCTCGTGGTTCATTATGGGTCCACTGCGGTCGGCGGCTTGGTGGTTGGCGCTCCTTCACGATGCACGGTATCTATTTTCTTAAAAGTCAGCATCATCCTCATCGGGAAGAGGCATGGCgttggcctcctcgagaTCCTTCTGCATGGCCTGCATGACCTCGGGGTCGATGGCGGTCTCGGCGGGTCGCAGGGCGGGGGTGGCGACAAACTCCAGAGAGGGGTTTCCGGCGAGCTTTCGAGCCAGCCACAGGAAGGGCTTCTCAAAGTTGTAGTTGGACTTGGCGGAAATGTCGTAGTACTGGAGGTTCTTCTTTCGGTGGAAGGTGATggtcttggccttgacctttcgctccttgaCGTCGACCTTGTTTCCGCACAGGACGATGGGGATGTTCTCGCACACTCGAACGAGATCTCGGTGCCAGTTGGGCACGTTCTTGTATGTGATTCGGGAGGTGACGTCGAACATGATGATTCCGCACTGGCCGTTGATGTAGTAGCCGTCTCGGAGACCTCCGAACTTCTCCTGTCCAGCGGTATCCCACACGTCGAATCGGATGTTTCCGCAGTCGGTGGCGAAGTTGAGGGGGTGCACCTCCACTCCGAGGGTGGCGTTGTATCGGTTCACGAACTCACCGGTCTCGTGTCGCTTAACGAAGGTGGTCTGTGTTAGTCAAAAGAagtggaaaaaaaacaaaaaaaacaagaacCAAAATGTGTTCAACTGACACCTGGCATCAGGGCGGCGATGGACATCAGTCGTCTTGTGAGGAGTGTGCTTCAATCGGCGTGTACACCCATCCAAAGTCTCCCTCACAACCTCGCCAAAGTCGGCCCCACCACTTGGCCGGAGCGTCTCCCGATTGCTCCTCGATCTCGCCTTCACAACTCACCTTTCCGGTTCCACCGTCTCCGACAAGCACAAGCTTGAAAGCAGCAACTTCCTGGGACATTGTCGTTTGTTGTTTGGTTGTAAAAAAAAGGGCGggtttgttttttcaaAAAGCACTACCAAAAGTGATGCCAACAAAtaggagaagaagaggagaagagaagtcAAGAGGGAACCTTCCAGCCCAAGGTTTTGTGTTTTGGTGCAAAAGGAAAATTTTGGAAAAGTCAAAATGCCGACATGAGGCTGTAAACACGCTGTACAGAACACCAGAGAGCTGGTTGAGGGGTCCGCGGAGCACGTATTTGACCGGAAAAAAGACGAAATCCGCTTACTAATTGGACCAGAAACCGATCCACCACTTCAAAACCGAAATTAGCACCCGTTTAGACGCCCCCACACACCCCCAACAAGTCCTTCTACACCCTTCTCACCACGCTTGACAAAGACAAAATAAGGTTTGGCGGCGTTGGAGACGTTGCCTAGCGTTGCCCGAGTAACGCGGACCACCAGGGACATCCAAACATTGCCAGCGCGAGCGAGGCATCTGTTTCaattggtcacgtgacggtgGATTGAGTGGGCGGAAGGCAGTTCTGCGAGACACACTCATAATCTGTAATTTGGTTTTGGGCTGCTGGTGTGTTAAATTGCGTGACAAAAGTCTGAGGATGCTGTTAACAGTGTCGTTGGACAAGCGGGTGGTCCAGACACCAGAGAAGACGTCAATGGGGCCAAATTGAAGCTGGAAAATGGTTGTATCGGTGAAGCCGGACACGGGCAGTATaatgcacttttcagaATTCCGGTCGGCAGGTTTGTCGAGCAGATATGCTCCCCATAAGCTGTGTCCATTCGACTTAGGACGGGATTCTGAGAGTTGATACTTGGAACTTGAatacgtacagtagctacgaGTTACGAGTATACGAATTCACCTTTGCGCTGTTGCACATTTTTCTGACGTCGCTGAGCATTGTGAACGTTGGTGGATGTTCAGTGACGTCATGATCTAGAACCATCCATAGGTTTCTGGTCTGAGATTAGGTAATCGTCGAGGGGGATCTACATcaatggaggagttggtTGAGAGCGGTTTAGGTGACTGATATGTTTGAATCACGGTGGTTAGGGGTTTGTTAGGGGTTTATTGGGGGTTTATTGGGGGTTTGATTTTCCCCTATTTTTCAAAAGTATTTGAATAGATATGGGAAATTATGGATAATTCTCTAGAATGAAGATCTAGTCAGGATGGGTAATCAAGGATGTTTACTTGATCACATGGAAACATAGAAACACAGGAGCAGGTcatccttgagcttgtagTAGAGCTCGGACCAGCACGAGTAGAAGGGCGGATTGAACAGGTCCTTGGTCAATGGCTGATAGTTGTTAATACAGGCTCGCAGGGCgtgagaagaagactcgCGCAAGAAAGCAATCGAGAGACATCGCATCCACTCCTATCAATCCACCTTGATCGAGCATTTCCCAATGTCCCACACGGTCTTCAAGTGCTGTTGGTTCACAGGCAGCTTTCATGTGTTTCAGGTCTTTACAGACATCATTTCCTATTCATCTGAGAAACAGAGGGCAGCCAACGGGACATTCATAGAAGATGAGGAAGGGGAGAGTGGCTAGGATCGTACAACCGAGGTTGATAAATGTATCCACAGGCTTGTGAACCCAGAGAATGCCCAATTCAAGGAGTACTGGAGATTCTACGTAAGACGTTTTGTAGTGGAAGATCCGGGAATATGTGATAATTAACGGCACCTGAGACGAGAGAAATAAGTCAGGGAAAGAACTGAGGCAGTGGAAACGCTCTGATCAAGTGACCGCCACGATCCAGAGACTCCGCAAGGAGTTCAAGACTTCCTTTCTGAACAGAACATACTATACCACAAGACAGACTACAACAGTCAAGACAAACCTCAAATCTGACCACTGGAGTGTTAAATGTTCATTGTGTTCAGTTATATCATTATATGGGCCTCAAGGCGTCGATATTCTGCATCTTGATGGAGTATGTCTTGTTATTGTGGACATAGCTTCCATAAGGTCCAAATACTGATGATATAGAGGAGGTAGGGACGAGAGTGTATGGAGATAATTAGTCGGGGGAGGGGACTACTTGAGATGACTTTTGCGGTAAAGGGACGAACGCGTGTGATGAGAATTTGTTATCTGATATGAGTCTAGTCGAACCAACTTGTGTATATCAACTTCTACCTGGAATGACAACTAAAATGTCCCATGCAAACGGATACACAGAGACTACCGCCATGAGATCTTTCCTCATGAGCCGGAATCACTTGATCTACGTAGTAAATGGAATCATGCATTATTAATAAATAAGCCAGATGTAGCAGTTCTGAAAAGTCTAGCAGTCACTGGGGATGGGCTGACAAAGATCCGAGGGTTCAGAGTCGTAGACAACTGTTCTGGAGCTTTACATCCTAGAGAGTGGTACTCACATTGTCGCATCAGCACACCATTCGCACCGGGTGCTCGGGATATGCTCTGCTCTAAGAGTAAAATAGACCCGGAGGCGGCGGCAGGTTTCCACAATGAGGAGGCACCGGCAACACCTTCTTGCCTTTCTTGCTCACCATAGGAGCTCCTACCGGGGCAGGGGGCTGGTATCCGGGAGCTCCACTGTATAGAATCGAGTTCAGCTGTGCCGACTGATTCAACACCGGGTCAAATCCAGGCACAGCAGGCTTGGTTCCTGTCTTTAGTGGCAACACGTCCTTGTTAGGAGACGGAGCATCTCCCAGTTTCTCGTTGTAGCGCCGAAACTGCGTCTGCGAAAGCGTCGACGGCATGTCTCGAGGGAACAGACCAAGTTCCTGGGCTGCCCGCTCGTAGTAGTCAACCACATGGGCTATATGACTTCGTCCAGTGCAGTGAGCTTTTCGCACCGCCAGCGTGTCGGGTGTGATTCGGGTGTCGCAATAATCGCAATAGGGGTAGGTTAGTGGGGgaataaaacaaaaaggGAAAACAGACAGACGCAGATTCAATCGGCTCCGTTCAATGGATACTCATCTTAGGCATGTTGGATTGTTGGTTGAGTTGATTTAAGGGTCAATATCGTCACTATGCATGTTAGTAAAATTGTGCATACTGAATGAAAAGTGGCTGAAAACTTGACCACACACAAAATCTGCTGTAGTTAAGATTCCGGGGAAATTTTCGAGAAATTAATTAAATATCCGTTCAGAAAGGCACATTCCAAAAATCAGCTCGATCTGTCCTTTTTTTGATCCCATTTGAAGACCCCAAACTGCTAAGGCCAAGAAAACCTTATTTTATTAAAATTGTATAAAAGATATTtgaaaaatagaaaaaaaaagaataaTATAAAACAAGAACAATATAAAACAAGAACAATATAAAaagaagaacaaaaaataaaaaacaaaaatcTGTAAAATTCACAATTCCATTCGTCCCCAAACAAACCCCATCCCATAGTCGGCATTTCGACAGTATTTTCCTCCCCCCTCCAAACCATTTCTCCGACTCGGCaccaaccctaacccacTCCCAACCCGGTAAGTGCTCACGGTCGAcccaaccctaacccacCGTCGCTCCCTCCATTATCACTTACCCTACCgtccctctctctcccaTTGGCTCAAATTTGGGTGTAGGAAAAACCACCACACGGTTTGCGTTTCTTGTTCCATCGATTCTACCGCACAACCAGACACGATGTTTACCCTTCGAGCTGCTAGCGTGAGTACCATTGATTGAAAGACGGCGATGAGGCCCGGAAGGAATTGTGGTGGGGGATTTTGACGGCGGGTTTTGTGTCATTTGGGCGCACGAGTTGTGTGACgacgtggtggtgggaCCGGTGgttgggggggggggtggGTGTTTGTGCAATTTCGGGCTTGTGCAATTGGACTCGGACAATGGGACCAATTGGGGGGGGGGCAGGAGGAGTAGGAAGAGTTCGGGCAAGTATTGGCTCGGTCATTgaggtgttggtggtgttgattGGCGTGTTTGGGGAGAGTGTGTTTGGATGCTATGGTGACGTGTACATGACACAGACCGCACACAATACCAATCGGATCAATGACCGAGCAGCGACCGACTGTCCGACCGCGACCGGTTGACTTACATCGACCTCCTTCCGGACTCCATTCCCCAGTTCTTCTAAAACGGCATTGTCTACTCCGAGTAATCCATCCCTCAAACTCGACCGTGTCGATCAACATGAAGTGTGGAATGGTTGTTCATTACTGAATCGCATATGTGACCGCCCATCAGGTGTCTTTCGTGACAGAGCAGTTCATGatagtactgtacttgtcggAGATGATATGCGCCCTGTGGTGGACCGGAATACTTCCGAAAGACACAGACCAACTTTGATGCCCACAGTAACCACCCGCCATAGCCACGGTAATCACCTGCCATCTTCACGGTAACCATCTGTCTTATCCACTGGTCTAATGTTCCATACTAACTCAGCGACGTGCTTTCTCCACATCCATTGCCCGACGAAACCTGATTTCCGAGGCTTACACCCGGGAGGTGCGTGCATTCAAGGCCCCCAAGCTCTctgccaaggacgccgagGGTCAGGTCAAGCCCTGGTCCGCCCCCTCTGCCCCCAAGCCCCCCGTTGTCGAGGGTGCTGATGCCGCAGAGCTCCAGGCCTACGCCGAGGCTCCCGTCGATGTCGAGGGCCAGACTAACTCCAAGTCCGCCTCTCCCCAGGCCAACGATGAGGACTGGCTCGCtttcgaggaggaggagggtgttGCTGTTTAAGCATACGATTAGATACGATTCAACGACTTGACTTTGATGGTGGGCGGGACGTCAAGTTCCGTGAGTGTAGACGGGTGTGAATTGTAGACGGTGTGGGGCGTTCCGTAGACAGGACGCGAGTCAACTTTTTGTTGTGTGATTGTAGTTATGCAAAGTGGTTTCACTTGTACATGAGTCAGCATGAACTTGGTACTTGTGCGACGGAGATGAAGCCTCTCTATCATCAGATGGTGGGTTCTGAGTCGCCACATGTGTCGCCCATGTCGTTTTTGTATGTCCACAGATTCCAGGGTTGTGCTGATACTCGACTCATTTGATTTGAATGGCAAGATGCGATTACAGcgtgtactgtatgtagGTAAATCACACCTCCGATGGTTGTAGATGTTTCGTTTATGTTTCGTTTATGTTTCGTTTATTTTCGTTTAGTTTATGGTTTTATCTTGGAGTCTCATCACCAAATCTCACCACATTACAGTTCTACAGTTCCACAGCTCCACCAGTACACACTGAACAGTACCCTCTGAACAGTACCCTCTGAACAGTACCCTCTGAACAGTACCCTCTGAACAGTACTAGTATTGCAGTACCGATACGGGTTCCACAACTTCTGTCTACTTCCAGCAAGATACGTGTTGTCATCACGTGTTTCGCCACACGATTCCAATGGATCTCAGCAGATTCCGATACCAAGGAGCTGATGCCCGGGAGTTGAAGCCCGCAACTAAGACGTTGGGGAGCCCCCCTAGGAGGACGTCGAAGGCAGTtggcaagaagatcaaTGGCAAGGCAGAGGGCAAAACCGAGGACAGGTCAGTTAGCCAGACAGAGGACCAACCAGAGGACCCGACAGATGGCAAAAAGACAGGTGATCCGGTAAAGGCGGCTGAGATGGACGACGCCAAACCGCCCCAGTCTCTTTTACCCTTACCTACGCTTCTCAAACCCCGTCTGAGACTCGTATTCGTCGGGTTCAATCCCGGAATCATGTCTTCGGAAAAAGGCCACTACTACGCCCATCCTTCGAACTCCTTCTGGAAAAACTTGAACAAGTACGTGGTCATCGGAGGCGGTCTGACGTGCTACGACGATTCCTCTCTTATGGACAGCCACGGAATCGGATTCACGGACCTGGTGGCTCGTCCGACGCGAGGCTGCGAAGACTTGTCGCGTGAAGAGATGGCCCTGGGCGCGCAGATTCTCGTGGACCAGATTAGCGCCAACAAACCGGCGCTGGTGTGTATTGTGGGCCGCGGCATTTGGGCGACTGTATTTCGCGCCGTGTTCAAGCACCAGGGGATCAAGAAGAGTGAGATGCCTCACTTTGGGCTCATGCCCGTGCACATGGGCACATCGagggtgtttgtggtgcCCAGTACGAGTGGGTTGGTGAGAGATAAGAGGCTGGAGCTGTGGAGGGAGTTAGGACAACTGTATCGCGGGAAGGGGGAGAAACAGGAGGACACAGATCATGTGCTGCTACAAGCCTCAGAAAGGGTCAGTAACCCCAAGAAAGAAGACGATTGTAGTCATGATTTCAGTGGCCGtgtcaagaaggaagagacGGATATGTGAATGGCGAAGGAAAAGACGGATGTGTGAATGACAGTGTGAACTGATTGGACTGGGATCTTTTGTTATTCTAACTGTCAGTTACGGATGCTACTGTCGAGGCTCGCTGACACTGCGACGCTTGTCCGAAACCCTTCATCAACTCAATAACAATGCCGTTGAAGTCGAGCGGCAGCAAGCGTTAGTCGACAGAGTCAATATCTCTCGCTCACATTGAGGTTTAGCAGATCCACATCCAGGATCACATTCTCCTTTAAACCATCGGCGATCTGCAGACCTCACCAGAAGTAGCAGATCACCTCCTAACCCTGTCGCACTACACCCAGTCGTCTCTTGAGGTGTTGGGCTGTGTCATTTGACTCTGGTTCGGGCTAGACTCAGCTCTACTTGGCTCGTAGTTCATTCCAAAAGCTACGACAAATTTTATCAAGGCACCGACGAAGCCTTGTCTAACTACCTGTTTTCTCCAGTCAGGATCAGTGCCGTGAGAATGCACGTGGCCCGGGCCAACTGGCCCAGCTGTGCCTGTGAAATGATCCAAATGTCTCCATCTGAAAACGGCAGCTTATGAGGCTTTCAAGAATCTCGAAGGCCAGCTTCCAGGAGTGAAATGTATTGCTGCTAAAGACAGTCTCGGGAACGAGATTGCGTTTACCTGGGGAACAGATTTGGTCCTTCGATCCCGATCCTGAAGAAGATCGAGTGACGATGGCCCAGTGTGTCTATGATGAAGAAGACTCTGATATTTGTTGGACAGTGGATGAGGAGTTGAGAGTCGACATAATTGATGAATGTATTattcagaaaaaaaaaagtactCAATAATGGGAAGTCACAAACACTAGGGTAATCGTCGCTCTATTCACGTCACTGTCGGTAGGTACAATATACAGCTACGGTCTGTCTAGCTACACAAGAGGAAGCAAAACACATTCCCCATGAAATATCCAAGAATCTGAGATTGTACAATGTCTATAGCCCTTCAGTACCGGCTCTGACTTCTCTGCTTCAGTATATGCACTCCATATGAAGTTGCACACTCGAAACCATCCAACTCGTGAAATACTACTCCAatcagaaaaagaaaagcTCCAATTAACTCGTATTGATTCCGTGATTCAGTTAATACTTATTACACCCTTCTAGGATCGATATATAATCAAAACAGTagtgtgtacttgtagcgaGTACTGGTACTAGAGCCACCaaaagtactgtattgtagtcATAATGGAATCAAAAAACTCGATTGGAATCAGAAAGTGCATGTTGCAATACAAACATGTCTTCATATTTGAGAAATCGCCACTCGTACAAGATCTATCCGAGGCAAACACTACGCCGTCTGAACAACTCCTTCCAACTTCTTCCAGCGTTATCCCACGAGAAAACAAAAGCCACCATTGTATTCCTTGTACAAGCATTACAATACAAAAGTGCCATTGAAATCACCATCCAAGCTCCACAACTCATTCCAACACTCCTCTCAAAAAGATATACAGCATCttcagtacatacactgtatgtacagtatgtatgtactgtacatacagtatgtcTCCCACCTTTTACCATTCGGTGTACATCTGGACGTGAAGAAATGCAACTgggtgacacaaacacacgGGAAAGCGCCGTGGAGCTGGTATTTCACGGTCCCGTATCCCCTCAGTCAAAAGCCCATCTCTCTAGTCTCGGGAGGCACGCGTCAAGTTACCCTACCGACACGTCTCCTGTGCCCGATTGGGACGTTTAATTGAAACTTTAACGCGTCCCAAGCATTAGGAATTTCTCCCAAACCAACCACCGCTTCCACAACACCGCACTGGACATTGACATTGACACTGTCATCGGCGACATCACCGCAGTTTCCCGCatttctgtttctgttgcGCAAATCCACCCGTCATGTCCACACCCAGCTCCCCAATCGGACTGGGATCGTCCCCCCAGCGGGACAACAACGTGTCGTCGTCGCCCCTGTTTATGGGCTCGTCGAATCCCCCCAGCGAGCTCGGCATGGCTTCGTCGCCGGCCATGATGCCGTCTTCCGGCGGCACCCGACGACTTCCCTCGTCCACCGGAGCTCGTCAGGGTGGCGCTCCTTCGTCCAGAGGAGCCGCTCTTCTGTCTGATCTCGACTCCACCCCAACTCGCGCCACCGCCGGCGGTCGTCAGCCCCGAGGCGACATTTTCTCGTCCGACATCAACACGCCACGTCGACAAACGACCTTTGGAAACGGCTTCGAAAGCTCGCCAATGCGCCTGGACTCTGAGGGACTGTCGTCCACGGGTCTCGGGCTCCAGAGCGACAACGACATCTCCACCGCGGGCCTCATGCCTTCCGAGGGGATCTCCACAGACGGAAACGAGCCGCGAGCGGTACTTTGGGGCACAGACATCGCCATTCCAGAGGTGATGGCCAAGTTTCGACGGTTCCTGATGCACTTCAAACCGAGCTACCGGGTGCAACTAGATGGCACGGTGTTGGAAGACATTGGAGCCACTGGACAACACACAAACTCGGACCCTGACAGACTGTACTACGTGATCATGCTGCAGCAGATGCACGAACTGGGCATGACCAACCTGAACCTGGACATGCAGAACCTGCTGGCGTATCCTCCGACGGCGTCTCTCTACCGAAAGCTGGTGCTCTACCCCCAAGAAATCATCCCTCTGATGGACCagaccatcaaggacgTCATGGTCGCTCTCCTGGTCGAGGGAAGTGATCACCCGGAGGAGTCGGTAATC from Yarrowia lipolytica chromosome 1F, complete sequence carries:
- a CDS encoding uncharacterized protein (Compare to YALI0F04774g, weakly similar to uniprot|Q12349 Saccharomyces cerevisiae YLR295c ATP14 F1F0-ATPase complex subunit h), producing the protein MFTLRAASRRAFSTSIARRNLISEAYTREVRAFKAPKLSAKDAEGQVKPWSAPSAPKPPVVEGADAAELQAYAEAPVDVEGQTNSKSASPQANDEDWLAFEEEEGVAV
- a CDS encoding uncharacterized protein (Compare to YALI0F04752g, no similarity); this translates as MPKPYCDYCDTRITPDTLAVRKAHCTGRSHIAHVVDYYERAAQELGLFPRDMPSTLSQTQFRRYNEKLGDAPSPNKDVLPLKTGTKPAVPGFDPVLNQSAQLNSILYSGAPGYQPPAPVGAPMVSKKGKKVLPVPPHCGNLPPPPGLFYS
- a CDS encoding uncharacterized protein (Compare to YALI0F04730g, uniprot|Q8TFK3 Yarrowia lipolytica GTP-binding protein), coding for MSQEVAAFKLVLVGDGGTGKTTFVKRHETGEFVNRYNATLGVEVHPLNFATDCGNIRFDVWDTAGQEKFGGLRDGYYINGQCGIIMFDVTSRITYKNVPNWHRDLVRVCENIPIVLCGNKVDVKERKVKAKTITFHRKKNLQYYDISAKSNYNFEKPFLWLARKLAGNPSLEFVATPALRPAETAIDPEVMQAMQKDLEEANAMPLPDEDDADF
- a CDS encoding uncharacterized protein (Compare to YALI0F04796g, some similarities with uniprot|Q7SDB2 Neurospora crassa NCU02098.1 hypothetical protein), whose translation is MDLSRFRYQGADARELKPATKTLGSPPRRTSKAVGKKINGKAEGKTEDRSVSQTEDQPEDPTDGKKTGDPVKAAEMDDAKPPQSLLPLPTLLKPRLRLVFVGFNPGIMSSEKGHYYAHPSNSFWKNLNKYVVIGGGLTCYDDSSLMDSHGIGFTDLVARPTRGCEDLSREEMALGAQILVDQISANKPALVCIVGRGIWATVFRAVFKHQGIKKSEMPHFGLMPVHMGTSRVFVVPSTSGLVRDKRLELWRELGQLYRGKGEKQEDTDHVLLQASERVSNPKKEDDCSHDFSGRVKKEETDM